The following coding sequences are from one Paenibacillus sp. JDR-2 window:
- a CDS encoding amidase family protein — MKTTSSGDTAIASDDSWALIANSRAADRPIGVVLGSPAPFEGAMQGTGDQQQNPFTTPLAASGNDANFYGFIHKLTIEPGHTKSLARYVLAGETGETGLTQAADSLNQLTETPDLTHLTPAEICTLSNWNLSSLTGFDSAACADVTRLDIPAAPAAPPMVTTSNYDVFNKSIAQLQNDMEKGVTTSEAITKAYLDRIAAYDLGQLGFHSFLHVSETALQQARGADQARREGKTGQLLGIPIAIKDIYDTKDMPTTGGSKALEGFQPKADAYQVEKLREAGAVIIGKTNTSEFANSGSFSESGWMQTWNALYPSKTSFGSSGGSAVSVAASFAAAAMGTQTGVSLYAPTTGASLTAFRGTDGMASTRGVIPLTWGQDYAGPIARSVTDLAYLLNATTGTDPQDMLTQEADARRPEDWTAALSADALKGKRIGYIPSSFNSSYADDGTGEAVKQHFDDLVKAGATMVEMSEPPSGGTRPAGNAGSEGWARYIELHDNFPFANGDELLASPKVLLYNQRSLQVRPRMTESQVQDYINYRTNYKRIIADWMDQYDVDSVVYAGFISDVYNNDSAASQLSSDRGTGVLTSNVGLPTVIVPVGTNPNGYSISMQLMGKAWDDANVLAMGYALEQQASARTVTAFAPALSYSPPTTPPTTPPTTPPGNNNGAPSGGNETPDDPTPEEISFTDTEGHWAKSSIDYLVQKGLLSGYPDGTFRPDLGITRAEALKVLALQLGLASQASSFADVPSTHWAAGFIGAAQKSGLMNGYADGKFRPDAQLNRAEMAALVARAFQLSGSSNVSFPDVGTDSWSRDYIDALIANKIVTGYADGKFRPDNAITRAEFATMIARVLQR, encoded by the coding sequence GTGAAAACAACCTCCAGCGGAGACACCGCCATTGCTTCCGACGATTCATGGGCGCTGATAGCCAATTCGAGAGCAGCGGATCGACCGATTGGCGTCGTTCTTGGTTCGCCGGCTCCGTTCGAAGGCGCGATGCAAGGCACCGGCGATCAGCAGCAAAACCCCTTCACCACTCCGCTAGCCGCCTCAGGCAATGACGCAAACTTCTACGGTTTTATTCATAAGTTGACGATTGAGCCGGGCCACACCAAATCGCTCGCCAGATATGTACTGGCCGGAGAAACAGGCGAGACCGGATTAACCCAGGCCGCCGATTCGCTGAATCAACTGACGGAAACCCCCGACTTAACGCACCTGACTCCCGCAGAGATATGTACGCTTAGCAACTGGAATCTTTCCAGCCTGACCGGCTTTGATTCCGCCGCTTGCGCGGATGTTACGCGTCTCGACATTCCGGCGGCTCCGGCCGCACCGCCAATGGTTACAACCTCCAATTACGACGTGTTTAACAAGAGCATAGCGCAATTGCAAAATGATATGGAAAAGGGCGTAACGACTTCCGAAGCTATTACCAAAGCCTATCTGGACCGCATTGCGGCGTATGATTTAGGCCAATTAGGCTTTCACTCCTTTCTTCACGTCTCGGAGACTGCTCTCCAACAGGCCAGAGGGGCCGACCAGGCGCGCAGAGAAGGAAAGACCGGCCAATTGCTTGGCATCCCAATCGCGATTAAAGATATTTACGATACCAAGGACATGCCGACCACCGGCGGATCCAAGGCGCTGGAGGGCTTCCAGCCCAAAGCGGACGCTTACCAGGTTGAGAAGCTGAGAGAAGCCGGCGCCGTTATTATCGGCAAGACCAACACATCGGAATTCGCCAACAGCGGCAGCTTCAGCGAAAGCGGCTGGATGCAAACCTGGAACGCGCTTTATCCGTCTAAAACTTCGTTTGGCTCCAGCGGCGGCTCCGCAGTATCCGTTGCGGCAAGCTTCGCGGCGGCAGCCATGGGAACGCAGACCGGCGTATCCCTGTACGCGCCAACCACGGGCGCAAGCTTGACCGCCTTCCGCGGCACGGACGGCATGGCCAGTACGCGCGGCGTAATCCCTCTCACATGGGGGCAGGATTATGCGGGACCTATCGCCCGCTCCGTTACCGACCTGGCTTATTTGCTGAATGCAACGACGGGCACGGATCCGCAGGATATGCTGACTCAGGAAGCGGATGCAAGAAGACCTGAAGATTGGACGGCAGCCCTCAGTGCGGATGCTTTGAAGGGCAAGCGCATCGGCTATATTCCGTCCTCATTCAACTCCTCCTATGCCGATGACGGCACGGGCGAAGCCGTTAAGCAGCATTTTGACGATCTGGTGAAAGCCGGAGCCACCATGGTCGAAATGAGCGAGCCGCCAAGCGGCGGAACAAGACCTGCCGGAAATGCGGGATCCGAGGGCTGGGCACGCTACATCGAGCTGCACGACAATTTCCCTTTCGCCAACGGCGACGAGCTGCTCGCCTCGCCTAAAGTGCTGTTATACAACCAAAGAAGCCTGCAAGTCCGTCCGCGGATGACGGAAAGCCAGGTACAGGACTATATCAACTACAGAACGAACTATAAGCGGATCATCGCAGACTGGATGGATCAATACGACGTAGACAGCGTTGTGTATGCAGGTTTCATTAGCGACGTCTATAACAACGACAGCGCGGCCTCTCAGCTGAGCTCCGACAGAGGCACCGGCGTGTTAACCTCCAACGTCGGACTGCCAACCGTTATCGTGCCCGTAGGCACGAATCCAAACGGCTATTCGATCTCTATGCAGCTGATGGGCAAGGCTTGGGATGACGCTAATGTCCTAGCCATGGGTTACGCCCTGGAGCAGCAGGCCTCGGCCCGCACGGTAACCGCCTTTGCGCCGGCGCTGAGCTATTCGCCGCCGACTACGCCTCCGACAACACCTCCAACTACGCCTCCGGGCAATAACAACGGAGCGCCTTCGGGAGGCAATGAAACACCGGATGATCCTACTCCGGAAGAGATTTCATTCACCGATACAGAGGGGCATTGGGCCAAGTCCAGCATCGACTATCTGGTTCAGAAGGGACTCCTGTCCGGCTATCCGGATGGCACCTTCCGTCCAGACCTCGGCATCACCCGCGCCGAGGCGCTGAAAGTATTGGCACTGCAGCTTGGTCTTGCATCGCAGGCAAGCAGCTTTGCCGATGTACCTAGCACGCATTGGGCTGCCGGCTTCATCGGAGCCGCGCAGAAGTCGGGACTTATGAACGGCTACGCCGACGGTAAATTCCGGCCGGACGCCCAGCTTAACCGGGCAGAAATGGCTGCCTTGGTCGCCAGAGCGTTCCAGCTTAGCGGCAGCAGCAACGTCTCCTTCCCGGATGTCGGGACAGATTCCTGGTCACGCGACTATATCGACGCTTTGATTGCCAACAAGATCGTCACGGGGTATGCCGACGGCAAATTCCGCCCTGACAATGCGATAACCAGAGCCGAATTCGCAACCATGATCGCCAGAGTGCTTCAACGTTAA
- a CDS encoding methyl-accepting chemotaxis protein codes for MNPNPPSKLKKKLGSVRSRLILSCLLILLLPSLAIGTFAYGTAKNKVSEQLASMATTDITLVSHMIDQFMQATINDVNGLSGQISPPSASQLLEAYKQNHSEIEAASYMQGDGTVLYSTGSVTADAESDAYKQAVENKGKAVIMEPYTSENSGDTVAMVAEASSDGKSVVAVVVNLQALQEAVGEVKIGEQGFVVIFSANGGMVVSPPWNMNASSAEGAADAVPTGEPPADSAGEPPAGEAGGGEPGVMFTGDSGQIEQVSPEGETRNLIYITNELTGWKIGGDRSPSEVTRAAKPILYNTILVIALSTILGVFLMWFIVRSIMRPLKALTETTQTIRQGDLSKRVSLTSKDEFGELGTTFNTMVDSLRSIVSEVSHSSHQMIASSEQLSVSADQTAAATEHIASTIEDMADGAEQQVDIIEDNARTIRDVTGAITHIAARAQTAADTTSQVSAKSSEGGQAVQNAVRQMGHINHSVKSLADVIARLVDTSREVGQIIEAISDISQRTNLLALNAAIEAARAGEQGLGFAVVAGEVRKLAEQSSKSTEKVAALIAAIRGEIGNADASMQAAAGEVSEGVTVIRTAGRLFAEIEHAVGEVNSQVHEVSTAAEQIASGTKQVVKAIEDISAVSQSTADGAQTVSAATQQQLASMEDISSSAAHLTRMAEELQANVDKFKL; via the coding sequence ATGAACCCTAATCCTCCCTCCAAGCTAAAGAAAAAATTGGGCTCGGTCAGAAGCAGACTCATCCTGTCCTGCCTGCTGATCCTGCTGTTGCCAAGCCTCGCGATCGGAACGTTCGCCTACGGAACAGCCAAAAACAAGGTAAGCGAGCAACTGGCAAGCATGGCGACAACCGATATTACGCTCGTCAGCCATATGATTGACCAATTTATGCAAGCAACCATTAACGACGTTAACGGACTCTCCGGGCAAATCTCCCCTCCCTCCGCCTCGCAGCTGCTTGAAGCTTATAAGCAGAACCACTCGGAGATTGAAGCGGCTTCTTATATGCAGGGCGACGGAACGGTCTTGTACTCTACCGGAAGCGTGACAGCCGATGCGGAAAGCGATGCTTATAAGCAAGCCGTCGAGAATAAAGGAAAGGCCGTTATTATGGAGCCTTACACGTCCGAGAACTCGGGCGACACGGTTGCTATGGTGGCTGAAGCTTCGTCCGACGGCAAGTCGGTTGTTGCGGTTGTGGTGAATTTGCAGGCTTTACAGGAAGCCGTTGGCGAGGTAAAGATCGGCGAACAGGGCTTTGTTGTTATTTTCAGCGCTAACGGAGGAATGGTTGTATCTCCGCCTTGGAACATGAACGCCTCCTCTGCCGAAGGCGCGGCCGATGCAGTCCCTACCGGTGAGCCGCCAGCGGATTCCGCCGGAGAACCTCCTGCGGGTGAAGCCGGCGGCGGCGAACCAGGAGTCATGTTTACCGGCGATTCCGGGCAGATCGAGCAAGTATCCCCGGAAGGCGAAACGAGGAACTTAATTTATATCACCAACGAGCTGACCGGGTGGAAAATAGGAGGCGACCGCTCTCCGAGCGAGGTCACAAGAGCAGCCAAGCCAATCCTGTATAACACGATCCTAGTTATTGCGTTATCCACCATTCTGGGCGTATTCCTGATGTGGTTCATCGTTCGTTCGATTATGAGACCGCTCAAAGCCTTAACGGAAACGACGCAAACCATTAGGCAAGGGGATTTGAGCAAACGCGTCTCCCTCACCTCCAAGGACGAATTCGGAGAGCTGGGAACCACCTTTAATACCATGGTCGATTCGCTCCGGTCAATCGTATCCGAAGTTAGTCACTCGTCTCATCAGATGATCGCCTCTTCGGAGCAATTATCGGTAAGCGCGGACCAGACGGCAGCGGCTACGGAACACATTGCCAGCACGATTGAGGACATGGCCGACGGCGCAGAGCAGCAAGTAGACATTATCGAGGACAACGCTCGGACGATACGCGACGTGACGGGAGCGATCACCCATATCGCGGCCCGTGCGCAAACGGCGGCGGATACAACAAGCCAAGTATCGGCAAAATCGTCCGAAGGCGGACAAGCCGTACAAAACGCGGTTCGCCAGATGGGCCATATCAACCACTCGGTAAAAAGCTTGGCTGACGTAATTGCCCGTCTCGTGGATACCTCAAGGGAAGTCGGCCAGATTATCGAAGCGATCTCCGACATCTCTCAGAGAACCAATCTTCTGGCGCTGAATGCGGCGATTGAAGCAGCGAGAGCGGGAGAACAAGGACTTGGATTTGCCGTAGTGGCAGGCGAGGTACGGAAGCTCGCGGAGCAATCGTCGAAATCGACGGAAAAGGTCGCGGCGCTTATTGCGGCTATACGGGGGGAGATCGGCAACGCGGATGCTTCCATGCAAGCGGCGGCCGGCGAAGTAAGCGAAGGCGTAACCGTCATTCGGACGGCAGGCAGGCTGTTCGCCGAAATCGAGCATGCGGTTGGCGAGGTTAACAGCCAGGTCCATGAAGTGTCGACGGCGGCAGAGCAAATCGCAAGCGGAACAAAGCAGGTCGTTAAGGCGATTGAGGACATCTCCGCTGTCTCCCAATCTACGGCGGACGGAGCCCAGACGGTATCCGCGGCAACCCAGCAGCAATTAGCGTCGATGGAGGACATCTCTTCGTCCGCGGCCCATCTGACCCGCATGGCGGAGGAACTGCAGGCTAACGTGGATAAATTTAAACTGTAA
- a CDS encoding RNA polymerase sigma factor, translated as MDVNESMEPLSADRIENLVKAVQAGQVEPYRAIVLHFQRRLHLYCYYMIGDRAESEDIVQEVFLRAYREIGKYQPTVSFSAWLYKIGYRLCLNALKKHKGQHRLLSLIQQQWLTAPATSSDESADCLLKGLSPEERQLVIFRSLEERSFAEIAELTGSNAAALRKKYERIRKKLRKQMREEKLDERLFPGL; from the coding sequence ATGGACGTTAACGAATCTATGGAGCCGCTTAGCGCGGATCGAATTGAGAATCTCGTCAAGGCTGTGCAGGCTGGGCAAGTTGAACCGTATCGCGCGATTGTGCTGCATTTTCAGAGAAGGCTACATCTTTATTGCTACTACATGATAGGCGACCGGGCGGAATCAGAGGATATCGTACAGGAAGTATTCCTGAGAGCCTACCGCGAAATTGGAAAATACCAGCCGACCGTCTCCTTCTCCGCTTGGCTATATAAAATCGGTTACCGGCTTTGCCTTAATGCGCTCAAGAAGCATAAAGGGCAGCATCGGTTGTTGTCTCTTATTCAACAGCAATGGTTGACGGCTCCCGCGACTAGTTCCGACGAGTCGGCCGACTGCCTATTAAAAGGTTTGTCCCCGGAAGAGCGGCAGCTGGTTATTTTCCGATCGCTGGAGGAACGCAGCTTCGCCGAAATTGCGGAGCTTACGGGAAGCAACGCTGCAGCCTTGCGCAAGAAATACGAACGCATCCGAAAGAAACTCAGAAAGCAAATGAGGGAGGAAAAACTCGATGAGCGATTATTCCCCGGGCTTTGA
- a CDS encoding RNA polymerase sigma factor, which produces MDIYRTIENTVRDSYGRILSYLAANWRDLEAVEDALADALVTALESWPKKGIPDKPEAWLLMVAKRRLMDRLRRKRVSEKAYSALIAMSEEAEHMDSAAFPDDRLKMLFLCSHPEIDPLIHTPLMLQLVLGIDASRIASAFVVKPSTMGQRLTRAKAKIRSDRLTFTMPDIEELPKRLDAVLDSIYAAYGSGWDDLAGVDSRRRGLVDEAIYLGRLLAAYMPDEPEAQGLLALMLHCEARQSARRDDTGSYIPLSGQDTSRWSVPLITEAEKCLHKAARFGRIGRFQLMAAIQSVHAQRARTGRTEWKEIALLYEGLSQLSPTLGILAGRAAAVAEAYGPREGLVLLEAIPQANRDSYQPYWALLAHLHRTMENLEEARTAYSRAIGLCEDRSVKQFLHQRAMEIC; this is translated from the coding sequence ATGGATATTTATCGGACGATCGAAAATACCGTTCGCGACTCCTATGGCCGAATCCTTTCCTATCTAGCCGCTAACTGGCGTGATCTGGAGGCGGTTGAAGACGCGCTTGCGGATGCCCTCGTCACCGCTTTGGAATCGTGGCCGAAGAAGGGGATTCCGGACAAACCGGAGGCCTGGCTGCTTATGGTAGCCAAGCGGCGTCTCATGGACCGCCTCCGTCGTAAGCGCGTTTCCGAAAAAGCCTATTCGGCTCTGATCGCCATGTCGGAGGAAGCGGAGCATATGGATTCCGCAGCTTTTCCTGATGATCGGCTGAAAATGCTGTTCTTGTGCTCGCATCCCGAGATCGATCCGTTGATTCATACGCCGTTAATGCTGCAGCTCGTGCTTGGCATCGATGCATCCCGCATCGCGTCCGCATTCGTAGTGAAACCCTCCACGATGGGACAGCGGCTTACGCGCGCCAAAGCAAAAATTCGAAGCGACCGTCTGACCTTCACCATGCCTGACATTGAAGAATTGCCTAAACGCTTGGATGCCGTGCTGGATTCTATCTATGCGGCGTATGGCAGCGGTTGGGATGATCTTGCGGGAGTAGATTCGAGGCGCAGAGGGTTAGTGGATGAGGCCATTTATTTGGGAAGACTCCTTGCCGCGTATATGCCTGATGAACCCGAAGCGCAGGGGCTTCTTGCGCTTATGCTGCATTGCGAAGCACGGCAAAGTGCCCGCCGCGACGATACGGGGAGCTACATTCCGCTTAGCGGGCAGGATACATCGCGCTGGTCCGTCCCGTTGATAACGGAGGCAGAAAAATGTCTGCATAAAGCAGCGCGATTCGGCCGAATCGGACGATTTCAGCTGATGGCTGCCATTCAGTCCGTTCATGCCCAGCGGGCAAGGACCGGACGTACGGAATGGAAGGAAATCGCCTTGTTATACGAGGGACTAAGCCAACTGAGTCCAACTCTCGGGATTCTGGCAGGACGCGCGGCTGCTGTTGCGGAGGCATACGGTCCGAGAGAAGGACTGGTTCTTCTAGAAGCGATACCTCAAGCGAATAGGGACAGCTACCAGCCTTATTGGGCGCTGCTCGCTCATTTGCATAGAACAATGGAAAATCTCGAGGAAGCCCGAACAGCTTACAGCCGCGCGATTGGCCTTTGCGAAGACCGTTCGGTAAAACAGTTCCTGCACCAACGCGCAATGGAGATCTGTTAA
- a CDS encoding phytanoyl-CoA dioxygenase family protein — protein sequence MLLKVGSRELELGGPYLTELRDSNELMHDADALRERLAEDGYLLLRDFHNREQVLKARHSILKKMDKMGKLDRDTLLEEGVMADGSKTIFMGGTNEDLPELLSVLNGDHIMGFFDELLGERSLTYHYKWLRAVGQGDFTGAHYDIVYMGRGTHNLYTVWSPLGDINYDMGGLAICLDSHHFEELKKSYGSKDSDRDPGIGHYTDDPLVITEKFGGKWATAEYRAGDVLIFGMFLMHCSLANTTNQYRLSVDTRYQSSLEKVDERWSGKKPRGHYK from the coding sequence ATGCTGCTGAAAGTAGGAAGCCGGGAGCTAGAGCTTGGAGGACCGTATTTAACGGAATTAAGAGACTCAAATGAGCTAATGCATGATGCCGACGCATTAAGAGAGCGGCTTGCGGAGGACGGTTATTTGTTGCTTCGGGACTTCCATAATCGGGAGCAAGTGTTGAAGGCGCGCCATTCCATCCTGAAGAAAATGGACAAGATGGGCAAGCTGGACCGGGATACGCTGCTGGAGGAAGGCGTAATGGCCGACGGCAGCAAAACCATTTTTATGGGGGGCACAAACGAAGATTTGCCGGAATTGCTCAGCGTGCTGAATGGCGATCATATAATGGGCTTTTTCGACGAGCTGCTGGGGGAGCGATCGCTGACGTACCATTACAAGTGGCTTCGCGCCGTCGGACAAGGAGATTTTACCGGTGCGCATTACGATATTGTGTATATGGGGCGCGGCACGCATAACCTCTACACCGTTTGGTCGCCTCTTGGCGATATCAATTATGACATGGGAGGTCTGGCGATTTGCCTGGATTCCCATCATTTCGAGGAACTGAAGAAGTCTTACGGCTCTAAAGATTCGGACCGCGATCCCGGCATCGGGCACTATACGGATGATCCGCTTGTCATTACGGAGAAATTTGGAGGCAAGTGGGCTACGGCCGAGTATCGCGCGGGGGACGTATTGATATTTGGCATGTTCCTCATGCATTGCTCGCTAGCCAATACGACGAACCAATATCGGCTCAGCGTCGATACGCGGTACCAGTCAAGCTTGGAAAAGGTTGACGAACGGTGGAGCGGCAAGAAGCCGCGGGGCCACTACAAATAA
- a CDS encoding AraC family transcriptional regulator, translating to MDWLQRMNLAVEYIEDNLEHDIDYEQIARIALCSVYQFQRMFSFVLEIPLSEYIRRRRLTLAAFDLQDRKNKVTDIALKYGYETPESFSRAFQNLHGLTPTAARLAGSPLKAYPRLSFQIILKGVAEMNYRIVEREAFQVFGLEDIYGMDNIANQDGITIPEIWQNISKNGEFDRLFHSLAGDWRAEGRFGKELGEVFAFDSYRFTSNTTFPYLIGCYKSAGSTIEGYTVIDVPASTWAVFSTLNDGNGSGNYDLRSLKNRIFSEWLQTSKYHIIDGGNFEMYCTHPSGDEYCELWYRIEEKR from the coding sequence ATGGATTGGCTTCAGCGCATGAATCTGGCTGTCGAATACATTGAAGATAACCTGGAGCACGATATCGATTACGAACAGATAGCTAGAATTGCCTTATGCTCCGTCTATCAATTTCAGCGTATGTTTTCGTTTGTGCTTGAGATACCTTTATCCGAATATATAAGGCGCAGACGGCTGACGCTTGCAGCTTTCGACTTGCAAGACAGGAAGAACAAAGTAACGGATATCGCCTTGAAATACGGTTATGAAACGCCTGAATCATTCTCGCGGGCATTTCAGAATTTGCATGGACTGACGCCTACTGCGGCCAGACTGGCGGGTAGCCCATTGAAAGCGTACCCTCGTCTCTCCTTTCAAATTATTCTTAAGGGAGTTGCCGAGATGAATTATCGAATTGTTGAACGGGAAGCTTTTCAAGTATTTGGACTCGAAGATATATACGGCATGGACAATATTGCGAATCAGGACGGAATAACGATCCCGGAAATCTGGCAAAACATTTCTAAAAATGGCGAGTTTGACCGGCTGTTTCATTCATTGGCTGGGGATTGGCGGGCTGAGGGCCGCTTCGGTAAAGAGCTTGGAGAGGTCTTTGCATTTGATTCCTACAGGTTCACAAGCAATACCACATTTCCTTATTTGATTGGATGTTATAAATCAGCTGGAAGCACGATAGAGGGATACACGGTTATTGATGTTCCGGCATCTACTTGGGCGGTATTCTCCACCTTAAATGATGGGAACGGGAGCGGAAACTACGATTTGCGTTCGCTAAAAAACCGGATATTCTCGGAATGGCTGCAAACATCCAAGTACCATATCATTGACGGCGGTAATTTTGAAATGTATTGTACGCATCCAAGCGGAGATGAGTATTGCGAATTATGGTATCGTATCGAGGAAAAGAGATAA
- a CDS encoding metallophosphoesterase family protein — translation MGKQLAFRQDGTFKIIQFTDIHVYDGLGEADVRSLALIKNLIESEKPDLIVFTGDLIFADNETGDLRGGFRKTVQIADQSGIPFAVIYGNHDAERNVKKPELQEILSEFGNCISDAGPEDIGGIGNYTATVKSSSSDSDAAVLYFMDSGEYAHESIGGYAWIQPGQVQWYREQSRQLADKNNAVLPGLAFLHIPIPEYNDVWQSGGAEGTKGEQVCCSKVNSGLFAALLERGDVMGVFAGHDHNNDYIGKHHGITLAYGRATGYNTYGDLKRGARIITLVEGERRFDTYIKEDEQSESGSLQ, via the coding sequence ATGGGGAAACAGTTGGCATTTCGACAGGACGGAACGTTTAAAATTATTCAGTTTACGGATATCCACGTGTATGATGGGCTAGGGGAAGCGGATGTCCGCTCGCTGGCTTTAATTAAAAACTTGATCGAATCCGAGAAGCCGGATCTGATTGTTTTCACGGGCGACCTTATTTTTGCCGATAATGAGACGGGCGACCTAAGAGGGGGATTCCGGAAAACGGTTCAAATCGCCGACCAGTCCGGCATTCCGTTCGCCGTTATTTATGGCAACCACGATGCGGAAAGAAACGTTAAGAAACCGGAGCTGCAGGAGATTTTATCCGAATTCGGCAATTGCATTAGCGATGCCGGTCCGGAGGACATTGGCGGCATAGGCAATTATACGGCAACGGTCAAAAGCTCTTCGTCGGACAGCGATGCCGCCGTTCTATATTTTATGGATTCGGGCGAGTATGCGCATGAAAGCATTGGCGGATACGCATGGATCCAGCCTGGTCAGGTTCAATGGTACAGAGAACAGTCCCGCCAGCTTGCCGATAAAAATAACGCCGTGTTGCCTGGCCTCGCCTTCTTGCATATCCCTATCCCCGAATACAACGACGTCTGGCAATCAGGCGGGGCGGAAGGCACAAAAGGAGAGCAAGTGTGCTGCTCAAAGGTCAACAGCGGTTTGTTCGCCGCCCTGTTGGAAAGAGGAGATGTGATGGGGGTATTCGCAGGGCATGATCATAACAATGATTATATCGGCAAACATCATGGCATCACGCTTGCATATGGACGAGCTACCGGCTACAACACTTACGGCGATTTAAAGCGCGGCGCCAGAATCATTACCCTCGTTGAGGGAGAGCGCCGGTTCGATACTTATATTAAAGAAGATGAACAATCTGAAAGCGGTAGCTTGCAGTAA
- a CDS encoding helix-turn-helix domain-containing protein yields MSFMNIPYVLEELPPQPPCRFQLIWKVQADIAYQVANPTGFSSPGLFATWEGKGVITLGSEQHELVAGTYIIVPPDTPTAYRCLNGNWKFYFLEFDSLDMALGLNLPVGIPVSTAKMAEAARMNERLINNLIMKPAGYAYDSHLAMQELLLLFARERHANRSGRHPELDDILYRMHQTIGQAFPIEKWVQQSGLSRNAFFTRFRERTGMSPNQYMQELKLAAAKTSLETTQASVKEIAAALQFYDEFHFSKLFKKRYGMSPRAYRRDAPLAD; encoded by the coding sequence ATGTCCTTTATGAATATCCCCTACGTGCTGGAAGAACTCCCGCCGCAGCCGCCCTGCCGGTTTCAGTTAATATGGAAGGTACAAGCGGACATTGCTTATCAAGTCGCCAATCCGACCGGCTTTTCTTCCCCCGGCTTATTCGCCACCTGGGAAGGCAAAGGCGTAATCACGCTGGGAAGCGAGCAGCATGAGCTGGTTGCCGGAACCTATATAATCGTACCGCCGGATACTCCCACCGCATACCGATGTCTCAATGGGAATTGGAAGTTTTATTTTCTGGAATTTGATTCGCTGGACATGGCCTTAGGATTAAACCTTCCTGTAGGCATTCCCGTATCTACCGCCAAAATGGCGGAAGCCGCCCGAATGAACGAGCGGCTGATTAACAATCTCATTATGAAGCCTGCCGGCTATGCTTACGACTCCCATCTGGCGATGCAGGAGCTTCTGCTGCTATTCGCCAGGGAACGGCATGCCAACCGCTCCGGCAGACATCCCGAATTAGACGATATTTTGTACCGCATGCACCAAACGATTGGACAAGCCTTCCCGATCGAGAAATGGGTTCAGCAAAGCGGATTATCGCGCAACGCCTTTTTCACCCGCTTCCGCGAGAGAACGGGGATGTCCCCCAACCAATATATGCAGGAGCTGAAGCTGGCCGCGGCCAAGACATCGCTCGAGACAACCCAAGCTTCGGTGAAAGAAATTGCCGCCGCCCTGCAGTTCTATGACGAATTTCATTTCTCCAAGCTGTTCAAAAAAAGATACGGCATGTCTCCCCGGGCTTACCGGCGGGATGCACCGCTTGCGGATTAA
- a CDS encoding DUF1304 domain-containing protein gives MLIVSVILTAIVAIEHVYILILEMFLWTGPRARKAFGTDKAFAEATKSLAANQGLYNGFLAAGLFWGLVHPNASTGHQIQLFFLICVLVAAVYGGFTAKRSILLVQGLPALIALIAVLLT, from the coding sequence ATGCTAATTGTCTCCGTCATCTTAACGGCGATTGTTGCGATCGAACATGTGTATATCCTGATCCTCGAGATGTTTCTGTGGACGGGTCCAAGAGCAAGAAAAGCCTTCGGAACCGACAAAGCGTTTGCGGAAGCAACCAAATCGCTTGCCGCCAACCAGGGACTGTACAACGGCTTCTTGGCCGCAGGCCTATTCTGGGGGCTAGTTCATCCGAATGCCTCGACAGGGCACCAGATCCAGCTGTTTTTCCTGATCTGCGTACTTGTAGCGGCGGTCTACGGAGGCTTTACGGCAAAGCGTTCGATTCTGCTCGTTCAGGGTCTGCCGGCATTAATCGCGCTGATCGCCGTGCTTTTAACCTAG